Proteins encoded by one window of Flavobacterium sp. N502540:
- a CDS encoding ATP-binding cassette domain-containing protein, giving the protein MQHWDILLSNQVNKKAFIDTLLLGEAKGELALFNTQKGILFSDIAIEKFIEKEYQYDTVEAAPESHRQLRTFSSGERKKEFLKYCINQKPDFIIFDNPFDHLDLASRAALAKSLERLTDNIAIIQLVNRVADVLDFVPNKASIKDNSFALHPISKNEKHFKTLNTAAIPKAIEPHSFHESVLIKMDKVSVSYEERKIVDNISWTIKQGEFWQLVGPNGSGKSTLLSLITGDNPKGFGQDLYLFGRKKGSGESVWDIKKQIGIFATSMTDLFQKGHTLEEMILSGFFDSIGLYIEPTTLQKQTVTQWLEVIEMSHLRKKRFIDLSIGQQRVALIVRAVLKHPPLLILDEPVEGLDDENVDLVIQLINTIKQETNVSILYVSHRIENGLAPTSVFELLPTPTGSIGKIKYHSELN; this is encoded by the coding sequence ATGCAGCATTGGGATATACTTTTATCAAATCAGGTCAATAAAAAAGCTTTTATAGACACTTTACTTTTAGGGGAAGCCAAAGGAGAATTAGCCCTTTTTAACACTCAAAAAGGTATTTTGTTCTCAGACATCGCTATCGAGAAATTCATCGAAAAAGAATACCAATACGATACTGTTGAAGCAGCTCCTGAATCGCACAGACAACTAAGAACTTTTTCTTCGGGCGAACGTAAGAAAGAGTTTCTGAAATACTGCATCAATCAAAAACCTGATTTCATAATTTTTGACAATCCTTTCGATCATTTAGATCTGGCCTCACGTGCTGCTTTAGCAAAATCTCTGGAAAGATTAACCGATAACATTGCAATCATTCAATTGGTCAATCGCGTAGCAGATGTACTTGATTTTGTTCCGAATAAAGCATCGATTAAAGACAATTCCTTTGCACTGCATCCGATTTCAAAAAACGAAAAACATTTTAAAACTTTAAACACAGCAGCAATTCCCAAAGCGATTGAACCGCACTCTTTTCACGAAAGTGTTTTAATCAAAATGGATAAAGTCTCGGTAAGTTACGAGGAAAGAAAAATTGTCGATAACATCTCATGGACGATTAAACAAGGGGAATTCTGGCAGCTGGTTGGTCCGAACGGTTCAGGAAAGAGCACCCTCTTATCTCTAATCACGGGCGATAATCCAAAGGGATTCGGTCAGGATTTGTATTTATTTGGAAGAAAAAAAGGAAGCGGCGAAAGTGTTTGGGACATTAAAAAGCAAATTGGAATTTTCGCAACTTCTATGACTGACCTGTTTCAAAAAGGACATACTCTGGAAGAAATGATTCTTTCCGGTTTTTTCGATTCCATCGGATTGTATATTGAACCCACTACTTTACAAAAACAAACGGTAACACAATGGCTCGAAGTAATTGAAATGAGCCACTTGCGAAAAAAACGCTTCATTGACCTTTCGATAGGACAGCAAAGAGTCGCTTTAATTGTCAGAGCCGTTTTAAAACATCCTCCATTATTGATTCTCGATGAACCCGTAGAAGGTCTTGACGATGAAAATGTCGACTTGGTCATTCAATTGATCAACACCATCAAACAAGAAACAAATGTTAGCATTCTGTACGTTTCACACCGTATAGAAAATGGCCTCGCTCCTACTTCGGTATTTGAACTTTTGCCAACTCCAACCGGATCTATCGGTAAAATCAAATACCATTCAGAGTTAAATTAA
- a CDS encoding sulfurtransferase: MTTKLSPILTPKELVQLSNSSEIILIDARAGINAEENYRSEHLKGARYIDLNKDLATVATDPSNGGRHPLPSIEKFSQVLSKTGISPESHVVIYDDKNGSNAAARFWWMLRAIGHEKVQVLNGGLHEAVKAGFPVNAEIETFKTTEKYPISKWTLKTADIEEVERARNNSKNIVIDVRDKNRFDGLTEPLDLIAGHIPGAINVPFSENLDANGFYHSPEILKEKYSQIIGDKKTADIIVHCGSGVTACHTLLAMDYAGIPIPKLYVGSWSEWSRNDREMATKPTE; encoded by the coding sequence ATGACAACTAAACTTTCACCGATCCTAACCCCTAAAGAATTAGTACAACTCTCTAATTCATCTGAAATCATTCTCATTGATGCCAGAGCAGGAATAAACGCAGAAGAAAATTATCGAAGTGAACATCTTAAAGGAGCACGTTATATCGATTTGAACAAGGACTTGGCAACCGTGGCAACCGATCCTTCAAACGGCGGAAGACATCCCTTACCGTCCATAGAGAAATTTTCTCAGGTACTTTCGAAAACCGGAATTTCACCTGAAAGTCACGTTGTAATTTATGATGATAAAAACGGATCAAACGCAGCAGCTCGCTTTTGGTGGATGCTTCGGGCGATAGGACATGAAAAAGTTCAGGTTTTAAATGGCGGTTTACACGAAGCTGTAAAAGCAGGTTTTCCAGTAAATGCCGAAATCGAAACTTTTAAAACGACTGAAAAATATCCTATTTCAAAATGGACGTTAAAAACTGCTGACATTGAAGAGGTCGAAAGAGCCCGAAATAACAGCAAAAACATTGTAATTGATGTAAGAGATAAAAATCGATTTGACGGTTTAACAGAGCCTCTGGATTTGATTGCAGGACACATTCCGGGTGCGATTAATGTTCCGTTTAGTGAAAATTTAGACGCAAACGGTTTTTACCATTCTCCTGAAATTTTAAAGGAGAAATATTCCCAAATCATCGGTGATAAAAAAACAGCAGATATTATCGTCCATTGCGGTTCAGGAGTTACTGCCTGTCATACTTTACTGGCTATGGATTATGCCGGAATACCCATCCCTAAACTATATGTAGGCTCCTGGAGCGAATGGTCGCGTAACGATCGCGAAATGGCTACTAAACCAACTGAATAA
- a CDS encoding DUF1398 domain-containing protein: protein MFTIEQIKEAHAKVQTGADFPNYIQDLIILGVKGYDTFVHDGHVEYYGVNNYHVTADEKYDEIKVELVPSKERFIEFLVMHQDGQTDYLTFCRHAAQCGIAKWRVDIIEMTCTYFDKGENEILIEKIPS from the coding sequence ATGTTTACAATAGAGCAAATCAAAGAAGCACATGCCAAAGTACAAACCGGTGCTGACTTCCCTAATTATATTCAGGACTTAATCATTTTAGGCGTAAAAGGCTATGATACTTTCGTGCATGACGGACATGTGGAATACTACGGAGTAAACAATTATCATGTAACGGCTGACGAAAAATACGACGAGATAAAAGTAGAATTGGTTCCGAGCAAAGAACGTTTTATCGAATTTTTAGTGATGCATCAGGATGGTCAGACCGATTACCTTACTTTTTGCCGTCACGCCGCGCAATGTGGAATAGCCAAGTGGAGAGTCGATATTATAGAAATGACCTGTACTTATTTTGACAAAGGGGAGAATGAAATTTTAATCGAGAAAATTCCAAGTTAA
- a CDS encoding mechanosensitive ion channel family protein translates to MIDYLKDFRIGIFIAIIAIVTIILGAVTDKVLRYFLYRKQANKEYDATGFKFLKHLIITVIYILGFAFALIQIPEFKIIGHSVLAGAGVISIVAGLASQQALSNIVSGIFLVIFKPFRINDKITINNFVGTVEDINLRQVVLKDAENNRIIIPNSVISAQIIVNTNMHDTKCCKIIEIGIGYQSDIEKALEIMQDEIAKHPFFIDTRTAESKKQNTPLVVARVVALADSSVTLKAWAWAKNSTDGFILYCDLLQSIKKRFDEGGIDIPYPQQVVTLKR, encoded by the coding sequence ATGATCGACTACTTAAAAGATTTTAGAATAGGAATTTTCATTGCTATTATAGCCATTGTCACAATAATTCTTGGTGCGGTTACTGATAAGGTACTTCGTTATTTTTTGTATCGCAAACAGGCCAATAAAGAATATGATGCTACCGGCTTTAAGTTCCTGAAACACCTGATCATTACTGTAATTTATATTTTAGGATTTGCCTTTGCGTTAATTCAAATTCCCGAATTTAAAATAATAGGTCACTCCGTTCTGGCAGGAGCCGGAGTAATCTCAATTGTTGCCGGTCTGGCTTCCCAACAAGCCTTAAGCAATATTGTAAGCGGAATATTTCTTGTTATTTTTAAACCCTTTCGCATCAACGATAAAATTACCATCAACAATTTTGTGGGTACCGTAGAAGATATCAATCTAAGACAAGTGGTTCTGAAAGATGCCGAAAACAACCGCATCATCATTCCAAATTCTGTAATCAGCGCCCAGATTATTGTCAACACCAACATGCACGATACCAAATGCTGCAAAATCATAGAAATCGGCATTGGTTACCAGTCTGATATTGAGAAGGCCTTAGAAATCATGCAAGACGAAATTGCCAAACATCCGTTTTTTATCGATACCCGAACTGCCGAAAGCAAAAAACAAAATACCCCTTTGGTTGTCGCTCGTGTAGTAGCGCTGGCAGACTCAAGTGTAACCTTAAAAGCATGGGCATGGGCAAAAAACTCTACCGATGGTTTTATCCTCTATTGTGATTTGCTTCAAAGCATTAAAAAACGTTTTGACGAAGGCGGCATTGATATTCCTTATCCACAGCAGGTAGTAACGCTGAAAAGGTAA
- a CDS encoding acyl-CoA thioesterase, producing the protein MASFIKEISFRWSDLDPNFHVRHSAYYDFGAQHRIEILEELGLTLRVMQTQGFGPVLFREECIFRKELKLSDKIFIHTKTSKMKADASRWSIIHEFRREDDTLCAVITVDGAWMDTKLRKLASPTPEIAIEALSIFPKSDDFVGL; encoded by the coding sequence ATGGCTTCATTTATTAAAGAAATCTCTTTTCGCTGGTCAGATCTTGACCCCAATTTTCACGTTCGTCACAGTGCTTATTACGATTTTGGTGCACAGCATCGTATTGAAATCCTTGAAGAACTGGGTTTAACTTTAAGAGTAATGCAAACACAGGGTTTTGGACCTGTTTTGTTTAGAGAAGAATGTATTTTCAGAAAAGAACTAAAACTTTCCGACAAGATATTTATTCATACCAAAACCTCAAAAATGAAAGCCGATGCTTCACGCTGGTCAATCATTCATGAATTTAGAAGAGAAGACGATACGCTTTGTGCTGTTATTACAGTTGACGGAGCCTGGATGGACACTAAACTTCGTAAATTAGCTTCTCCAACGCCGGAAATTGCTATCGAAGCATTAAGTATCTTCCCAAAAAGTGATGATTTTGTTGGACTTTAA
- a CDS encoding saccharopine dehydrogenase family protein, whose translation MKNTIAIYGAYGHTGKFIVAELYRQGQSLILSGRDHEKLTLLNQDYPEAILKAADIHNPESLDTAFAQAKMVINCAGPFLDTADPIIQSALRLGIHYIDLTAEQKSVLDIFEQFSEPAKLAKILVIPAAAFYGGLGDLLSTAITQDWDQIDEINLYIGLDSWHPTKGTRLTGDRNHYTRLTLKDHHLQDLQPGIPFKWDFKNPIGIKEVVALPLSEIITISRHLKVNTINTYLSQNSLDDLRNAATPEPKPTDHKNRSSQHFCLEVTATKENIKRTIIAQGQDIYAVTAPLVVETVNRILSGKAIKTGVTTIGEVFDAADFLQSLKEEDITISTIEESNLSLKH comes from the coding sequence ATGAAAAATACCATTGCCATTTATGGCGCTTACGGACATACCGGAAAATTTATCGTTGCAGAACTTTACAGACAGGGTCAATCCCTTATTCTTTCCGGAAGAGATCACGAAAAACTGACTCTTTTAAATCAGGATTACCCGGAAGCGATCCTAAAAGCGGCGGACATCCATAATCCGGAATCATTAGACACTGCATTTGCCCAAGCAAAAATGGTCATCAACTGCGCCGGTCCGTTCTTAGATACAGCCGATCCCATCATTCAATCGGCTTTGCGGTTAGGCATTCACTATATTGATCTGACTGCCGAACAAAAATCAGTATTGGACATCTTCGAACAATTTTCTGAACCGGCAAAACTGGCCAAAATTCTTGTCATTCCTGCCGCTGCTTTTTATGGCGGACTAGGTGATTTATTAAGTACCGCAATCACTCAGGATTGGGATCAGATCGACGAAATCAACCTCTACATTGGTCTGGATTCCTGGCATCCCACAAAAGGGACAAGACTAACAGGAGACCGAAATCATTATACCAGACTAACTTTGAAAGACCATCACCTGCAAGACCTTCAACCCGGCATACCTTTTAAATGGGACTTTAAAAATCCTATTGGAATTAAAGAAGTGGTTGCGTTGCCCCTTTCAGAAATTATTACCATTTCACGTCATTTAAAAGTCAATACCATCAATACATATCTCAGTCAAAATTCACTCGATGATCTTCGAAATGCTGCCACACCCGAACCTAAACCCACCGATCACAAAAACAGGTCGTCACAGCATTTTTGTCTGGAAGTTACAGCAACAAAAGAAAACATCAAAAGAACAATTATCGCTCAGGGTCAGGATATTTATGCCGTTACTGCGCCGCTTGTGGTTGAAACAGTTAACAGAATACTATCCGGTAAAGCCATAAAAACAGGAGTCACCACTATTGGAGAAGTTTTTGACGCAGCAGATTTTCTTCAGTCATTAAAAGAGGAGGATATTACAATCTCAACAATCGAAGAATCAAATTTAAGTCTGAAGCATTAG
- a CDS encoding Na+/H+ antiporter, translating into MENYSIIIFILAIVIGLSAFADKAKLPYPILLVIVGIAIGFIPSMSEIEINPEIIFLIFLPPLLYDASFNISPKHFRTNLSTISTLAIPLVFLTTFWIAVVSHYMIPGMTWPLSFVLGAILSATDAVAAVNITKGLGIPEKTITILEGESLINDASALVAYRFAVATAMGSAFIIWKATLQFVILLGGGFLVGFVMGKILAFILTKVRKNTNVTVSFMLLMPFVTYLVAEHLHVSGVIAVVFLGLAIARFSKKIFPESLRNNSKNLWDVIIFILNGLIFILIGLNFRYILKDIDDNMILPYIGYAVIITIVALLTRMVRVFFQKINLQKAFQKNDRKRRKVSEHSLLDSKNSFIISWSGMRGIVSLAIALGLPKFLEDGTPFPQRNAILFISVAVVLLTIVGQGLTLPWIVKKLGVREEK; encoded by the coding sequence ATGGAAAACTATAGCATCATCATCTTTATTCTTGCCATTGTCATAGGGCTTTCGGCATTTGCTGATAAGGCAAAACTCCCCTATCCTATATTGTTGGTTATTGTCGGGATTGCTATTGGTTTTATTCCATCAATGAGTGAGATCGAAATTAATCCTGAGATTATCTTTCTGATTTTTTTACCTCCCTTATTGTATGATGCTTCCTTTAACATCTCTCCAAAGCATTTCAGAACAAATCTTAGCACTATCAGCACATTGGCCATACCATTAGTTTTTCTTACTACCTTTTGGATCGCTGTAGTCTCACATTATATGATTCCCGGCATGACCTGGCCACTGTCTTTTGTATTGGGGGCAATACTTTCGGCTACTGACGCAGTTGCTGCAGTAAACATAACGAAAGGCCTGGGAATACCCGAAAAAACGATTACCATACTCGAAGGAGAAAGCTTAATCAATGACGCCTCTGCACTGGTGGCTTATCGGTTTGCTGTTGCAACAGCTATGGGTTCGGCATTTATTATATGGAAAGCAACACTCCAATTTGTGATTTTGCTGGGAGGAGGTTTTTTAGTAGGCTTTGTTATGGGCAAAATTTTAGCTTTCATTCTGACCAAAGTCCGTAAAAACACAAATGTTACTGTAAGTTTTATGCTTCTGATGCCCTTTGTCACTTATTTAGTTGCGGAGCATCTGCACGTTTCAGGAGTAATTGCTGTTGTCTTTTTGGGATTGGCAATCGCCCGTTTCAGCAAGAAAATTTTTCCGGAGAGTCTCAGAAACAATTCTAAAAATCTTTGGGATGTCATTATTTTTATCTTAAACGGATTAATTTTTATCCTGATCGGACTTAACTTTCGATACATCCTAAAAGATATCGACGACAATATGATTCTGCCTTACATCGGTTATGCTGTAATTATAACTATCGTGGCATTACTAACCCGAATGGTAAGGGTGTTTTTTCAAAAAATAAATCTGCAGAAAGCCTTTCAGAAAAATGACCGAAAAAGACGAAAAGTCAGCGAACATTCGTTATTAGATTCCAAAAACAGTTTTATCATTAGCTGGTCCGGAATGCGAGGTATCGTTTCCCTGGCCATCGCCCTGGGATTACCGAAATTTCTGGAAGACGGAACTCCTTTCCCACAGCGAAATGCAATACTTTTCATTTCTGTTGCTGTGGTACTTTTAACCATAGTCGGACAAGGACTTACACTTCCGTGGATCGTCAAAAAATTAGGGGTTCGGGAAGAAAAATAA
- a CDS encoding NUDIX hydrolase, which produces MIEIDKIALIKVENGQILSTKSRGKDKYYIPGGKREDNETDEQTLIREIQEELSVEILPESIEYVGTFKAQSDGHADGIIVKMTCYKADYTGTPKESNEIAEIKWLNYKDLDVVSEVDKIIFKHLKESELLV; this is translated from the coding sequence ATGATTGAAATTGATAAAATCGCATTAATAAAAGTCGAAAATGGCCAAATTCTAAGCACAAAATCAAGAGGGAAAGACAAATATTATATTCCGGGCGGAAAAAGAGAAGATAACGAAACCGACGAACAAACTTTAATTAGAGAAATTCAGGAAGAATTAAGTGTTGAAATCCTACCGGAATCTATCGAATATGTTGGAACTTTCAAAGCGCAGTCTGACGGACATGCAGATGGAATTATTGTAAAAATGACCTGCTATAAGGCTGACTATACTGGAACGCCAAAAGAAAGTAATGAAATAGCTGAAATTAAATGGCTAAATTACAAAGATCTCGACGTCGTATCAGAGGTTGACAAGATCATATTCAAACACTTAAAAGAAAGCGAATTGCTCGTTTAA
- the dnaK gene encoding molecular chaperone DnaK, whose protein sequence is MGKIIGIDLGTTNSCVSVMEGNEAVVIPNAEGKRTTPSIIAFVEGGEIKVGDPAKRQAVTNPTKTIASIKRFMGHTFAETQEEAKRVPYSVVKGDNNTPRVDIDGRLYTAQELSAMTLQKMKKTAEDYLGQTVTEAVITVPAYFNDAQRQATKEAGEIAGLKVMRIINEPTAAALAYGLDKKGTDQKIAVYDLGGGTFDISVLELGDGVFEVLSTNGDTHLGGDDFDQVIIDWLADEFKSEEGIDLRLDPMSLQRLKEAAEKAKIELSSSAETEINLPYVTATASGPKHLVKKLSRAKFEQLSDTLVKRSMEPVAKALKDAGLSTSDIDEVILVGGSTRMPRIADEVEKFFGKKASKGVNPDEVVAIGAAIQGGVLSGDVKDVLLLDVTPLSLGIETMGGVLTKLIESNTTIPTKKSQVFSTAADSQPSVEIHVLQGERAMAADNKTIGRFHLDGIPPAPRGVPQIEVTFDIDANGIIKVSATDKGTGKSHDIRIEASSGLTAEEIEKMKKDAEANADADKIAKERAEKLNEADSTIFQTESQLKELGDKLTDDQKTAIEYALTELRMAHQSQDLDAIQKGLDNVNAAWKTATEAMYAQGGEGQQAAPQQEQSQGDNVEDVEFEEVK, encoded by the coding sequence ATGGGTAAAATAATCGGAATTGACTTAGGTACGACGAACTCTTGTGTTTCTGTAATGGAAGGTAACGAAGCAGTTGTTATCCCTAACGCAGAAGGAAAAAGAACTACACCATCTATCATCGCTTTTGTTGAAGGTGGAGAAATTAAAGTAGGTGATCCTGCAAAAAGACAAGCAGTAACGAATCCTACAAAAACGATTGCTTCTATTAAACGTTTTATGGGACACACTTTTGCTGAAACTCAAGAAGAGGCAAAAAGAGTTCCTTACAGTGTTGTAAAAGGTGACAACAATACTCCACGTGTGGATATTGACGGTCGTTTATACACTGCTCAGGAGTTGTCTGCAATGACACTTCAAAAAATGAAAAAAACTGCTGAAGACTATTTAGGTCAAACTGTAACTGAGGCAGTTATTACTGTTCCTGCTTACTTTAACGATGCGCAGCGTCAGGCTACTAAAGAAGCTGGTGAAATCGCTGGTCTTAAGGTTATGCGTATCATCAACGAGCCAACTGCTGCGGCACTTGCTTACGGATTAGATAAAAAAGGAACAGATCAAAAAATTGCTGTTTACGATTTAGGTGGAGGTACTTTTGATATCTCTGTTCTTGAATTAGGAGACGGTGTATTTGAAGTATTGTCTACAAATGGTGATACTCACTTAGGTGGTGATGATTTTGACCAAGTTATTATTGACTGGTTAGCTGACGAATTCAAATCAGAAGAAGGTATTGATTTACGTTTAGACCCAATGTCATTACAGCGTTTGAAAGAAGCTGCAGAGAAAGCTAAGATTGAATTATCATCTTCTGCTGAAACTGAAATCAACTTGCCATACGTAACGGCTACTGCTTCAGGACCAAAACACTTAGTGAAAAAATTATCAAGAGCTAAATTTGAGCAATTATCTGATACTTTAGTAAAACGTTCTATGGAGCCAGTTGCTAAAGCATTAAAAGATGCAGGTTTATCTACATCTGATATCGACGAAGTAATCCTTGTTGGAGGTTCTACTCGTATGCCAAGAATTGCTGACGAAGTAGAGAAATTCTTCGGTAAAAAAGCTTCTAAAGGTGTTAACCCTGATGAGGTTGTTGCTATTGGAGCAGCTATTCAAGGTGGAGTTTTATCTGGAGATGTAAAAGATGTATTGTTACTTGACGTAACTCCTCTTTCTTTAGGTATCGAAACTATGGGTGGTGTATTGACTAAATTAATCGAGTCTAACACAACTATTCCAACTAAAAAATCTCAAGTATTCTCTACTGCTGCTGATTCTCAACCATCTGTTGAAATCCACGTATTACAAGGAGAAAGAGCTATGGCAGCTGATAACAAAACGATCGGTCGTTTCCACTTAGATGGTATTCCACCAGCACCAAGAGGAGTTCCTCAAATCGAAGTAACTTTCGATATCGATGCTAATGGTATCATCAAAGTTTCTGCAACTGATAAAGGAACTGGAAAATCTCACGATATCCGTATCGAAGCTTCTTCTGGTTTAACAGCTGAAGAAATCGAAAAAATGAAAAAAGATGCTGAAGCTAACGCTGATGCTGACAAAATTGCAAAAGAAAGAGCTGAGAAATTGAACGAAGCTGACAGTACTATTTTCCAAACTGAAAGTCAATTGAAAGAATTGGGAGATAAATTGACAGACGATCAAAAAACAGCTATCGAATATGCTTTAACTGAATTGAGAATGGCACACCAATCTCAAGATCTTGATGCAATCCAAAAAGGATTAGACAATGTAAATGCAGCTTGGAAAACAGCTACAGAAGCAATGTACGCTCAAGGTGGTGAAGGTCAACAAGCAGCTCCACAACAAGAGCAATCTCAAGGAGATAACGTTGAAGACGTTGAATTCGAAGAAGTCAAATAA
- a CDS encoding helix-turn-helix domain-containing protein, whose translation MALKLEIKAMKRINKQCLVCGEVFLPKTVTSVYCSSKCSKKAYKQKMKQLKNEADIKAMIEKIPQDRAFLSVSEAGMLFGIAKRTLYRLVEQGKIPSVNLGTRLVRIDRRVMEGMFSPARSLPQAESAPKKKLYSLEREDCYSIGEIAQRFQISEGSVYSHIRKYSIPTRQIGKHVYAPKSEIDNLYNGNDFI comes from the coding sequence ATGGCACTTAAATTGGAGATAAAGGCGATGAAAAGAATAAACAAACAATGTCTTGTATGCGGGGAAGTGTTTCTGCCCAAGACCGTAACTTCTGTCTACTGCTCGTCAAAATGCAGTAAAAAAGCATACAAGCAGAAGATGAAGCAGCTTAAAAATGAAGCAGACATCAAAGCGATGATAGAGAAAATACCGCAGGATAGGGCATTTCTTTCCGTCTCTGAGGCTGGCATGCTTTTTGGAATTGCCAAAAGAACCCTCTACAGGCTTGTGGAGCAGGGAAAAATTCCGTCAGTTAATCTTGGAACCCGCCTTGTAAGGATCGACCGCAGAGTCATGGAAGGGATGTTCAGCCCTGCCCGAAGCCTGCCGCAGGCTGAGAGCGCACCTAAGAAAAAATTATACAGCCTTGAAAGAGAAGACTGCTATTCGATTGGTGAAATTGCTCAGAGATTTCAGATATCTGAGGGTTCTGTCTACAGCCATATCAGGAAATATTCAATACCTACCAGGCAGATCGGAAAGCATGTATATGCTCCAAAAAGCGAAATTGATAACTTGTATAACGGAAATGATTTTATATGA
- a CDS encoding site-specific integrase, with translation MKQLAKTKVTVRLRKAEDREEWYVYIESYPVEVSGKKTPQRIREYLNRTVKTVEWDKQRTARTDAQGIKSYKPRRSDNGIIITRSETDREIMLYADGVRKIRQKEYDNIDLYSDAENLLAEQKERGKEDFIRYIASVAAKRHARSSKSIQINWERTKEFLKSYSAGSLMFSQINIRMAEDFKLFLLAAPLGGGKKGILSLNTAARYFSIFKAALKQAFIDGYLTVDLSSKIKGIPEQESRREYLTIKELNVLAETPCEKDVLKRAALFSALTGLRHSDIQKLRWKEISLEDGMAKLHFTQKKTRGVEYMPISEQALQLCGEPRLPGQLVFEDLPDPSWISRPLKKWVESAGIKKNITFHCFRHTFATLQLSSGTDIYTVSKMLGHTNVKTTQIYAKVIDEKKNRASQAIQLESLKKRAQ, from the coding sequence ATGAAACAATTAGCAAAAACCAAGGTAACTGTGCGTCTTCGAAAAGCAGAAGACCGAGAGGAATGGTATGTCTACATAGAAAGCTATCCTGTTGAGGTTTCCGGAAAGAAAACGCCACAGAGAATCCGTGAATACTTAAACAGAACCGTAAAAACCGTGGAGTGGGACAAACAGAGAACCGCCCGTACAGATGCGCAGGGCATAAAATCCTATAAGCCCAGACGCAGCGATAACGGAATAATAATAACCAGAAGCGAAACCGACCGTGAAATAATGCTCTATGCTGACGGGGTGCGTAAAATCCGTCAGAAAGAATACGATAATATAGATCTGTACAGTGATGCTGAGAACCTATTGGCTGAACAGAAAGAAAGAGGAAAAGAGGATTTTATCAGATACATTGCTTCTGTAGCAGCTAAAAGACACGCCCGAAGTTCAAAATCCATTCAGATCAATTGGGAGCGGACCAAAGAATTTTTAAAAAGCTACTCTGCAGGCAGTCTGATGTTTTCTCAGATTAACATCAGAATGGCGGAAGATTTTAAACTCTTTCTGCTGGCTGCGCCGCTCGGAGGAGGCAAAAAAGGAATACTTTCCCTCAACACTGCGGCAAGATATTTTTCGATTTTTAAAGCAGCTTTGAAACAGGCCTTTATCGACGGATATCTAACTGTTGATCTGTCTTCAAAAATAAAGGGCATCCCGGAGCAGGAATCAAGACGCGAATATCTTACCATTAAAGAATTGAACGTATTGGCTGAAACGCCCTGTGAGAAAGATGTCCTTAAAAGAGCCGCGCTTTTCTCAGCGCTTACCGGCTTGCGGCATTCCGACATTCAGAAACTCCGATGGAAAGAGATAAGCCTGGAAGACGGCATGGCCAAACTGCATTTCACCCAGAAAAAAACAAGGGGTGTCGAATATATGCCTATTTCTGAGCAGGCTTTGCAGCTCTGCGGAGAACCAAGGCTTCCCGGACAGCTTGTTTTTGAGGATCTGCCGGATCCGTCGTGGATTTCACGCCCTCTGAAAAAATGGGTTGAATCTGCAGGAATTAAAAAAAACATTACCTTCCACTGCTTCCGCCATACATTTGCAACACTGCAGCTGTCCAGCGGGACAGATATCTATACGGTCAGCAAAATGCTTGGGCATACTAACGTAAAAACTACTCAAATCTATGCCAAGGTAATAGATGAAAAGAAAAACAGAGCTTCGCAGGCAATACAATTGGAATCTTTAAAGAAAAGAGCGCAATGA
- a CDS encoding helix-turn-helix domain-containing protein codes for MDINEISFENLPKAVAHIVKEIAEIKLMIQNIQVYESKEKNIPIGIEEASRLIGKAKPTIYALVRQRKIPCYKYGKKLYFFEEELLEWISKGKKKTIQEIESEVLKYNHN; via the coding sequence ATGGACATAAACGAAATCTCTTTTGAGAACCTGCCCAAAGCAGTAGCACACATAGTGAAAGAAATTGCCGAGATTAAACTTATGATTCAGAATATACAGGTATATGAATCTAAAGAAAAAAATATTCCTATCGGCATTGAAGAAGCAAGCCGGCTGATAGGAAAAGCAAAGCCTACAATTTACGCTCTTGTGAGACAGAGAAAAATTCCGTGCTATAAATATGGTAAAAAGCTGTACTTTTTTGAAGAAGAGCTTTTAGAATGGATCTCTAAAGGGAAAAAGAAAACAATACAGGAAATCGAATCAGAAGTATTGAAATATAATCATAATTGA